From Coffea arabica cultivar ET-39 chromosome 10e, Coffea Arabica ET-39 HiFi, whole genome shotgun sequence, one genomic window encodes:
- the LOC113712275 gene encoding probable serine/threonine protein kinase IRE4 isoform X4, whose translation MKELLRSLHSRFDAAKEVVNTELDCFSKELMEILQDDSLSQEGHRMAEQLLILAQECTEMAASKFRTKCEEIVQDLTAKRQQCQAGLLKWLLTRMLFILTRCTRLLHFEKDAEPVDGKSLHKFQECLKSIPSIEVNWFVNQEMAGSESDYAINLKNDSKRNLQKRNHAYTLFRPSQHRFEAAVQQVDAMFPKDFTSIGQNLPSETSRVLPNVQEVDELGGRFSEKSTNRASINVSKEQENYMEDSNLVICRICEELVPITHLESHSYICAYADKCYLNSLDVNERLIRLAELLEQLVESRNLSIQATDESPEYSRMQLADSAVASEVYSPKVNEFRNRGMDGMFEDIHEMDTACIEDSQIASFINSKGYWGSKLNLYGPPSSTGSMTSASSTNTPRAGSFDLFWLDHNNPSELEDVKQMADLADIARCVAGTDLSDEGSNEFLLACMEDLQDVLQQSKLRALVVDTFGGRIENLLREKFLLACNLVDPKSDIQRPESAKMLLDNGSQSSTISTPSHPLHKERTSIDDFEIIKPISRGAFGKVYLARKRTTGDLFAIKVLKKMDMLRKNDIDRILAERNILITVRNPFVVRFFYSFTSTDHLYLVMEYLNGGDLYSLLQKVGCLEEDVARIYISELVLALEYLHSLGIVHRDLKPDNILIAHDGHIKLTDFGLSKIGLMNSTSDLSRCETKENNGSGDHGQNNPDTVDRCQRSAVGTPDYLAPEILLGTQHGYAADWWSVGIILFELITGFPPFTAELPEIIFDNILNRSIPWPSVPIEMSHEAQDLIDRFLDHDPDLRLGAKGASEVKAHPFFRGVDWDNLALQKAAFVPQPESMDDTSYFVSRYNSIGLQDDGDCSDTASDVSDLCSNSGHEKMDECGDLAEFDPSPLDLSSINFSFKNLSQLASINHDVLLQGGKDSSKCSSPSRNPEK comes from the exons ATGAAG GAGCTGCTCAGATCATTGCATTCAAGGTTCGATGCTGCCAAAGAAGTGGTCAACACAGAGCTTGACTGTTTCTCAAAGGAGTTAATGGAGATACTGCAGGATGATTCCTTGTCGCAGGAAGGTCATAGAATGGCAGAGCAACTTCTCATTCTTGCCCAAGAATGCACTGAAATGGCCGCCTCCAAGTTTCGAACCAAATGTGAAGAGATTGTCCAAGATTTGACTGCAAAGAGGCAGCAATGTCAAGCAGGATTGTTGAAATGGTTGTTGACACGCATGCTTTTCATATTGACAAGGTGCACAAGATTGTTGCATTTTGAGAAGGATGCTGAGCCAGTTGATGGAAAATCTCTCCACAAGTTCCAAGAATGTTTGAAAAGCATTCCTTCTATTGAAGTAAATTGGTTTGTCAATCAAGAGATGGCTGGTTCTGAGTCAGATTATGCTATAAACCTTAAGAATGATTCTAAAAGAAACCTTCAGAAGAGAAATCATGCGTATACTCTCTTTCGACCTTCCCAGCACAGGTTTGAAGCAGCTGTTCAACAGGTTGATGCAATGTTTCCAAAAGATTTCACGAGCATTGGACAAAATTTACCTTCTGAGACCTCCCGTGTCCTTCCCAATGTCCAAGAAGTGGATGAATTGGGTGGCAGATTTAGTGAAAAATCAACTAACAGAGCTAGCATTAACGTGTCTAAGGAGCAGGAAAATTATATGGAGGATTCTAATCTAGTAATATGCAGGATATGTGAGGAACTCGTTCCTATTACTCATCTGGAGTCTCATTCATATATATGTGCCTATGCAGACAAATGTTATCTGAATTCTTTAGATGTAAATGAGCGTCTTATAAGACTTGCAGAGCTACTGGAACAGCTAGTAGAGTCTCGTAATCTCAGCATTCAAGCTACAGATGAGAGCCCTGAATATTCAAGGATGCAATTAGCAGATTCTGCAGTAGCATCTGAAGTTTATTCGCCTAAGGTAAATGAATTCCGGAATAGGGGGATGGATGGGATGTTTGAGGATATTCATGAGATGGACACTGCCTGTATAGAAGATTCCCAAATCGCAAGTTTTATTAACTCCAAAGGCTACTGGGGCAGCAAGCTCAATCTTTATGGTCCACCTTCTTCAACTGGGAGCATGACATCAGCCTCATCAACAAATACTCCTAGGGCTGGAAGTTTTGACCTATTCTGGCTAGATCACAATAATCCATCTGAGTTGGAGGATGTAAAACAG ATGGCTGACCTTGCGGACATTGCTCGCTGTGTGGCAGGCACTGATCTTTCAGATGAAGGATCCAATGAATTTCTACTTGCTTGCATGGAAGATTTGCAGGATGTACTGCAACAGAGCAAGCTCAGAGCTCTTGTTGTAGATACGTTCGGTGGTCGAATAGAAAATCTTCTGCG AGAGAAATTTTTACTTGCTTGCAATCTGGTGGACCCAAAAAGTGATATTCAGCGTCCAGAAAGTGCCAAAATGCTGCTGGATAATGGATCTCAGAGTAGTACAATCTCTACACCTTCACATCCCTTGCATAAAGAACGAACaagtattgatgattttgaaatTATCAAGCCCATCAGTAGGGGTGCCTTTGGTAAAGTCTATCTGGCTCGAAAGCGAACAACTGGGGATTTGTTTGCAATTAAG GTGCTCAAGAAAATGGACATGTTGCGGAAGAATGATATTGACCGTATTTTGGCAGAGCGAAACATCTTGATAACTGTCCGGAATCCTTTTGTG GTTCGGTTCTTCTATTCATTTACCAGTACGGACCATCTTTACTTGGTAATGGAATACCTAAATGGTGGAGATTTGTACTCTTTGCTTCAGAAAGTTGGTTGCCTTGAAGAAGATGTGGCTCGTATATATATTTCAGAATTG GTCCTTGCATTGGAATACCTTCATTCTCTGGGAATTGTGCATCGTGATCTGAAACCAGACAACATATTAATTGCACATGATGGGCATATCAAG CTTACAGATTTTGGGCTGTCAAAGATTGGTCTTATGAACAGTACAAGTGATTTATCAAGATGTGAGACAAAGGAAAATAATGGTTCGGGTGATCATGGTCAGAACAATCCAGATACTGTTGATAGATGTCAGCGATCAGCTGTTGGCACTCCAGACTACTTGGCACCTGAAATTCTTCTTGGAACACAACATG GTTATGCGGCAGACTGGTGGTCTGTTGGAATTATACTATTTGAACTCATTACAGGATTTCCACCGTTCACTGCTGAACTTCCAGAG ATAATCTTTGACAATATACTAAACAGGAGCATTCCTTGGCCTTCTGTTCCTATTGAGATGTCCCATGAAGCCCAAGACTTGATTGACAG GTTTCTTGACCATGACCCAGATCTGCGGCTTGGAGCAAAGGGAGCATCAGAG GTCAAAGCACATCCCTTTTTCAGGGGAGTTGACTGGGACAATCTAGCTTTACAAAAG GCTGCCTTTGTACCACAACCTGAAAGTATGGATGACACAAGCTATTTTGTCTCCCGGTATAATTCGATTGGATTACAGGATGATGGGGATTGTAGTGATACTGCTTCTGATGTTTCTGATTTGTGCTCAAATTCTGGGCATGAG AAGATGGACGAATGTGGTGATCTTGCAGAGTTCGATCCTTCTCCTCTTGATCTTTCTTCGattaatttttccttcaag AATTTGTCGCAGCTGGCATCCATCAATCATGATGTGCTGTTACAGGGAGGAAAGGACTCGTCAAAGTGCTCTTCGCCAAGCAGAAATCCAGAAAAATAG